The following is a genomic window from Flavobacterium sp..
AAGAAATCACCGACGATAAACCTCATTACAATACACTTTCAACCATTGTTCGTAATCTTGAGGAAAAAGGTTATGTTGGTTATAATGCCTATGGAAAAACGCATCAGTACTTTCCTATTGTTGCCATTGAAGATTACAGAAAAACTTTTATGAATACCGCTATTGATAACTACTTCAATAGTTCATACAAAAATTTGGTTTCCTATTTTGCAGAAGAAGATAAAATTTCGGCTGATGAACTTCGCGAGATTTTAGCGTTAATCGAAAAAAAGAAATAGTATGGAAAATCTAATGCTATATTTTATAAAGGCAAACGGACTTATCATTTTATTTTATTTGATGTATGTCTTATTTTTGAGAAAAGAAACGTTTTTTGTCTCAAATCGTTTGTACCTGATTTTAGGATTGCTAATATCCTTATGTTTACCCTTGATAACGTTTACGAAAACCATTTGGGTTGACCCAACACCTGTTCCTGAATTTTATCAAGAAACAACTACTGTAAACAGCGATTATATCGAAGTTCCCATTCAAGAAACTCCAATAGATTGGTCTTTAATTTTGACTACAGCATATGTTGTAATTTGTGTTTTAATTTTAGTAAAAATTGGTATCGAAATAGCATCATTTTACAATAGAATCAGAAAGCACAACCAACAGAAAGAAGCAGATTTCATCTTAATTCACTCGAATACAACCGAAAATCCATTTTCATTCTTTCATTACATTGTTATTAATCCTCATTTATTTTCGGAAGCAGAAATACAACATATTTTAACACACGAAAGTATTCATGTGAAGCAAAAACATTCAATTGATGTGTTGCTAGGAAAACTATTTTGTGCTGTGTTTTGGGCAAACCCAATCATTTGGTTGTATCGAAAAGCAATGCTTCAAAATCTTGAGTTTATTGCCGATAGTGAAACCTTTCAACAAATCGAAAACAAATACGAATATCAAATAACCTTATTAAAAGTTGTGATTCATCAACACGACTTAAGTATTACTAATCAATTTTATCAATCATTAATCAAAAAACGAATCATTATGTTACACACAAATCAATCCCACAAAAGAAATGCTTGGAAGTATGCTACAATTCTTCCGCTATTAGTAGGTTTTATGTTACTGTTTCAAATTGAAACGGTAGCGCAAGTAAAGGAAATATCTATTTCAAAATCAATTACCAATAAATTAATTCAATTTGTAATTGATAAAAACACAACTGATGAGCAAATAAAAGAAGAAACAGAATTATTAAAAAAAGAATACAATATCGACTTAAAAATTTCAAAAATAAAACGAAATGCAAAAAATGAAATCATTGCTTTAGAAGCTAAGTTTGAAGATAGCGATAAAACTTCCGGGAAAATTTCAATCAAGGGACATGAAGCTATAGAACCAATACGTTTTTTTAAAGAAATAAATGAAAACGAGAAAGGAAATATCGGTTTCGACAGAAATAACACTTCAACCGTTTTTGCTAAAATGGATGCAGATCAACTTGAATGGAATGAAACCCAAACTATCGAAATAAAAAAATCAGATACTGAAGAAGTAATATACATCATCAATGGAAAAGAATATTCTAAAGAGGAAATGAAAGATAAAATCGTTGAATTAGACGGAGCTATCGAAATGAATGAGGATGAAAAAAGCGGAAAAAAAATTATGATTTTCAAAGGAAATTCAACCATTTCAGACGAACCAAAAACCATTATATATCTTGATAAAAAAGTAATATCTAAAGAAGAAATGGACAAAATTGATACTGAAATTATCAAGTCTGCAGATATAAAAAAAGGAACTGTTAAAAAAGAAATTAAAATTATAACTAAAATTTCTAATGAAATTTCTGAAGATACTGAAATTTATATCAATGGTAAAAAAGCAACGAAAGAAGAATTAGACAAAATTGAAAACGAAGACATAGAATCTATAAATGTTAACAACAATAATGTTCAAAAATCAATTGAAATTCAAAAAAAGTATACTAAAGAAAAACCAAAAACAATCGAACTTAAAAGCGGTGATGTTGTCGTAGTTCTTGAAGGTGACAGAATTAAATTTCCTGGTTACCCTACGCATTATTTAAATCAGTTAAAATTAGAGTTTCAAGGTAAAATTCTTGAAGACAATATTGATTTCTTCAAAAACTACGAACTTGAAAAAATAAAAGATATTAAAATCATAGAAGACGAATCAACTTCAAAAGAGAAAAAAAGAATCAAAAAAATCATCATTGAAACCAAATAACAAAAAAAATCCCGATTTTGAAACAGTTTCAAAATCGGGATTTTTGATAATATAAGTTACTTTAACTTAAACAGCTTAAGTTAAAAATAGTGAACTCGATAAAATATCAAGCTCACTATTATCAATTATTATAAAATTTTTTATTAAGTCATTTTCTTCTGAAATGAATTAATAATTAATTATTTCACTTCTTCGAAATCTACATCTTGCGTTTGGTCTCCTGAAGCGCTTGCTTGTGGCTCAGCTTGAGAAGCTCCTCCTTGCTCTTGTGATTTGTACATTTCTTCTGTAGCTGTTTTCCAAGCTGCATTTACGTTGTCTAAACCTTTTTGAATAGCGTCTAAATCTTGCGTTTCATGACCCATTTTCAATTCAGTTAATGCATATTCGATAGCTGTTTTGTGCTCAGCAGTTAATTTATCACCAATTTCTTTCAATTGACTTTCTGTTTGGAAAATCATTGAATCAGCTTCATTTAACTTATCTGCTCTTTCTTTAGCTAATTTATCGGCTTCAGCATTTAATTCAGCATCTTTTTTCATTTTTTCGATTTCTTCTGGAGTTAAACCTGAAGAAGCTTCAATACGAATATCATGCGACTTACCTGTTCCTTTATCAGTAGCTGATACTTTAATGATACCATTTGCATCAATATCAAACGTTACTTCAATTTGAGGAACGCCTCTTGGTGCTGGTGGAATTCCGTCTAAATGGAAACGACCAATTGTTTTGTTATCATTTGCCATTGGTCTTTCTCCTTGAATAACATGGATTTCTACCGATGGTTGGTTATCTGCTGCTGTTGAGAAAACTTGTGATTTTCTTGTTGGAATAGTAGTGTTCGACTCAATTAATTTTGTCATTACACTTCCCATAGTTTCAATACCTAATGAAAGTGGAGTAACGTCTAATAATAATACGTCTTTTACTTCACCAGTTAAAACTCCACCTTGAATGGCAGCTCCAATTGCTACTACTTCATCAGGATTTACTCCTTTTGATGGTTTTTTACCGAAGAATTTCTCTACTTGTTCTTGGATAACAGGAATACGAGTTGAACCTCCTACTAAAATTACTTCGTCAATATCAGAAACTGATAAACCAGCATCTTTTAACGCTTTAGCAACTGGTTCCATAGAACGTTTTACTAAAGTTTCAGCTAATTGCTCGAATTTTGCTCTTGTTAAAGTTTGAACTAAGTGTTTTGGTCCAGAAGCCGTAGCTGTTACGTATGGTAAGTTGATTTCTGTTTGAGCAGAAGCTGATAATTCAATTTTAGCTTTCTCAGCTGCTTCTTTTAAACGTTGTAATGCCATTGGGTCTTTACGTAAATCAACACCTTCATTTGCATTGAATTCGTTAGCTAACCAATCGATAATTACTTGGTCAAAATCATCTCCACCTAAGTGTGTATCTCCGTTTGTAGATAAAACTTCAAAAACTCCGTCTCCTAATTCTAATACAGAAATATCAAATGTACCTCCACCTAAATCATAAACTGCAATTTTTTGGTCTTTACCTTGTTTGTCTAATCCATAAGCTAAAGCTGCTGCTGTAGGCTCATTGATAATACGCATTACTTTCAAACCTGCAATTTCACCTGCTTCTTTCGTAGCCTGACGTTGCGCATCGTTAAAGTAAGCTGGAACAGTAATAACTGCTTCAGAAACTGAATGACCTAAATAATCTTCAGCTGTTTTTTTCATTTTTTGAAGTGTCATTGCAGACAATTCTTGTGGTGTGTATAAACGACCATCGATATCAACACGTGGAGTATCGTTGTCCCCTTTTACTACCTTGTAAGCTACTGTTGAAGCTTCTTTTGCACTTTCAGTATACTTGTTACCCATAAAACGTTTGATAGAAGCAATCGTTTTTGTTGGGTTAGTTACTGCTTGTCTTTTTGCCGGATCTCCAACTTTAATTTCGCCACCTTCTACAAATGCAATAACAGATGGTGTTGTTCTTTTTCCTTCTGCGTTTGCAATTACAACAGGTTCTCCACCTTCCATTACAGCCACACATGAGTTGGTTGTTCCTAAGTCGATTCCAATAATTTTGCTCATTTTTATACTTGTTAGATTTTAAATTTCAATTTTAAACTCGATGTCTTTAATTCAAGGATTGTGCCATTACGAAAAATAAGGGAAATTGACAGAAAACAGCTTTTGTCAGGTTTAAAATACTGACAAAATGTCGTTTTATAGTTGTTTTTTAACTCTATTATGTCTTAGATTTTTAAAATTCGTCAAGTTAAAAACCAAGATAGAAATCAAAATCAAGGAATAAGAAACAATTTGTGCAATTGAAACCGATTCTTTAAAATAGAAAATGGCTAAAAAGAAATGAATCAAGGGATTAGTATACATCAATATGCCAACAGTTGAAGAGTTCAATCCTTTTAAAGCATATAAATTCAGGAACAATGGAATAATGGTAAAAACAATTACTATAGTTAAAAGAAAACCATAAAACAAAAACTCGGTTGGGATAGCGCTACCAAAACTAGGATAAAACGGCAATAAAATAACCGATGAAACTATCATTTGAATGGTTAACACCAAGAATTTATCAAAATCACTATTCTTCCGTTGGGAAACCAAATAAAATCCAAAACTTAAAGCGATGATTACGCTGTAAATCAAATCTTTGAAATTTCCATAAGATAATATGATACAACTAATTACGCACAATCCTACTGCAATCCATTGCCATAAATCAATTCTTTCTTTCAATAATATAAAAGCTAAGACAGTGGTTAAAATGGGACAAATAATATAAGCAAATGAAGCTGATTGCAAACTCACGTGATTCACCGCATAGATAAATAAAAACCAATTCAATACTAATAAAAGTCCACCAACAACCGTCATGATTACTACTGATTTTTGTTTTTTCTTGGAAAGTTCTTTAAAAGTTTTCTTCGCTTCTAGAACAACTGATTTTCTAAAAATTAAATTAATTCCCAATAAGAAAGCCGTAGCTATAAAAACTCGGAAGAATAAAATATCTAGTGAAGCATAATTAGCAAGCGGTTTCAAAGCCAAACTAAAAAATCCCCAAATAATAAAGGCAGATAAAGCGGACAAAAAATATTTATTTATGGGCATTATTTTTTTTTTGCAAATGAACTAAAAATTTCACGATTCGAATCCTAATTTTATGTTATTAATTCAATTTTTTTTAACTTTTGAACTGTAATCGGAGTTGTA
Proteins encoded in this region:
- a CDS encoding EamA family transporter, yielding MPINKYFLSALSAFIIWGFFSLALKPLANYASLDILFFRVFIATAFLLGINLIFRKSVVLEAKKTFKELSKKKQKSVVIMTVVGGLLLVLNWFLFIYAVNHVSLQSASFAYIICPILTTVLAFILLKERIDLWQWIAVGLCVISCIILSYGNFKDLIYSVIIALSFGFYLVSQRKNSDFDKFLVLTIQMIVSSVILLPFYPSFGSAIPTEFLFYGFLLTIVIVFTIIPLFLNLYALKGLNSSTVGILMYTNPLIHFFLAIFYFKESVSIAQIVSYSLILISILVFNLTNFKNLRHNRVKKQL
- the dnaK gene encoding molecular chaperone DnaK, which translates into the protein MSKIIGIDLGTTNSCVAVMEGGEPVVIANAEGKRTTPSVIAFVEGGEIKVGDPAKRQAVTNPTKTIASIKRFMGNKYTESAKEASTVAYKVVKGDNDTPRVDIDGRLYTPQELSAMTLQKMKKTAEDYLGHSVSEAVITVPAYFNDAQRQATKEAGEIAGLKVMRIINEPTAAALAYGLDKQGKDQKIAVYDLGGGTFDISVLELGDGVFEVLSTNGDTHLGGDDFDQVIIDWLANEFNANEGVDLRKDPMALQRLKEAAEKAKIELSASAQTEINLPYVTATASGPKHLVQTLTRAKFEQLAETLVKRSMEPVAKALKDAGLSVSDIDEVILVGGSTRIPVIQEQVEKFFGKKPSKGVNPDEVVAIGAAIQGGVLTGEVKDVLLLDVTPLSLGIETMGSVMTKLIESNTTIPTRKSQVFSTAADNQPSVEIHVIQGERPMANDNKTIGRFHLDGIPPAPRGVPQIEVTFDIDANGIIKVSATDKGTGKSHDIRIEASSGLTPEEIEKMKKDAELNAEADKLAKERADKLNEADSMIFQTESQLKEIGDKLTAEHKTAIEYALTELKMGHETQDLDAIQKGLDNVNAAWKTATEEMYKSQEQGGASQAEPQASASGDQTQDVDFEEVK
- a CDS encoding M56 family metallopeptidase, with amino-acid sequence MENLMLYFIKANGLIILFYLMYVLFLRKETFFVSNRLYLILGLLISLCLPLITFTKTIWVDPTPVPEFYQETTTVNSDYIEVPIQETPIDWSLILTTAYVVICVLILVKIGIEIASFYNRIRKHNQQKEADFILIHSNTTENPFSFFHYIVINPHLFSEAEIQHILTHESIHVKQKHSIDVLLGKLFCAVFWANPIIWLYRKAMLQNLEFIADSETFQQIENKYEYQITLLKVVIHQHDLSITNQFYQSLIKKRIIMLHTNQSHKRNAWKYATILPLLVGFMLLFQIETVAQVKEISISKSITNKLIQFVIDKNTTDEQIKEETELLKKEYNIDLKISKIKRNAKNEIIALEAKFEDSDKTSGKISIKGHEAIEPIRFFKEINENEKGNIGFDRNNTSTVFAKMDADQLEWNETQTIEIKKSDTEEVIYIINGKEYSKEEMKDKIVELDGAIEMNEDEKSGKKIMIFKGNSTISDEPKTIIYLDKKVISKEEMDKIDTEIIKSADIKKGTVKKEIKIITKISNEISEDTEIYINGKKATKEELDKIENEDIESINVNNNNVQKSIEIQKKYTKEKPKTIELKSGDVVVVLEGDRIKFPGYPTHYLNQLKLEFQGKILEDNIDFFKNYELEKIKDIKIIEDESTSKEKKRIKKIIIETK
- a CDS encoding BlaI/MecI/CopY family transcriptional regulator encodes the protein MQKITNKEEEIMHILWKLKKAFVKDILEEITDDKPHYNTLSTIVRNLEEKGYVGYNAYGKTHQYFPIVAIEDYRKTFMNTAIDNYFNSSYKNLVSYFAEEDKISADELREILALIEKKK